From the Carassius gibelio isolate Cgi1373 ecotype wild population from Czech Republic chromosome B25, carGib1.2-hapl.c, whole genome shotgun sequence genome, one window contains:
- the si:ch211-284k5.2 gene encoding sperm axonemal maintenance protein CFAP97D1: MILLSTNQHPGREVLFYKQRPAKSSLSLSNRSQEMHRSYEPLKPATNKYLQQRWDQTRYEDHRSKVREAKPVVDTKGIQTPAHIQHKLKKFQVQEERMFIIERDNHLLASKLAAISRSKGLVDHRNIYPECSLNAEKRRERLLQVTHENQAIYQRITTQKSDYRRELWEEDWERVERRRDDIARFPRGVSNKQKSTKCVKFSGGTSGQSQRSSSGVEDDSGETTEDPTPQHSPQPAT; the protein is encoded by the exons ATGATACTGCTATCtaccaatcagcatccaggacGCGAGGTGCTGTTTTATAAACAGAGACCAGCCAAAAGCAGTCTGAGTCTGTCAAACAGAAGTCAAGAGATGCACAGATCCTACGAGCCGCTGAAACCTGCGACCAACAAATACCTGCAGCAGAGATGGGACCAGACGCGCTACGAGGACCACCGCAGCAAG GTGCGAGAGGCCAAACCGGTGGTCGACACCAAGGGCATCCAAACGCCTGCACATATTCAGCACAAACTGAAGAAATTCCAG GTGCAGGAAGAGAGGATGTTCATCATTGAGAGAGACAATCATCTCCTGGCGTCCAAACTGGCGGCGATCTCTCGCTCCAAAGGCCTGGTGGACCACAGGAACATTTACCCAGAGTGCAG TCTGAATGCTGAGAAAAGGAGGGAGAGGCTTCTTCAGGTGACCCACGAAAACCAGGCGATCTATCAGCGAATCACGACGCAGAAATCCGACTACAGGAGGGAACTCTGGGAAGAAGACTGGGAAAGAGTGGAGCGAAGGAGAGACGACATCGCACGCTTCCCACGAGGAGTGAGCAATAAACAG AAATCTACAAAGTGTGTGAAGTTCTCTGGAGGGACATCTGGACAGAGTCAGCGCTCGTCCAGCGGTGTTGAAGACGACAGCGGAGAAACCACAGAAGATCCAACACCACAACACTCACCACAACCAGCCACATGA